ATCTCAGGCCGGCTGTTCAGCCGGATATTTCCAATTGATAATCAGACAGTTTAAAAAGGCAGGTGATGAATATGCCTGAGGGGACTCGTGCGCAAAAAAATGATAATGTGAAAGAGCCAGAAACGGAGTGTACAATATGCAGGAAAGGACAATAACGGACATCTTAAAAAATAAAAAACAGATGATACGGAACATTGCCGAAAAACGCCGTCATATTTACGAGGATCTCAGGTTTCTCGAGAAACAGATGACTGCGGCAAATGAACAGGGTGAGCAGGAAACGTATGGCTGTGAGATCAAACAGCAGATCGGCAGAATGCAGGATACTCTGGGGGAATTAAAACGGGAGGAATGCCGTATTCTGATGGTCTGGGAAGCCTTTTATAAGCTGGATCATGCGATGTTCGAACTGATGAACCGGCTGTATGTCAGGAAAGAGACATGGTATACAGTGGAGAGTGAGCTTCATGTCAGCCACGAATATGTGAAGGCGAAAAGAAAGGAAGCACTGGGCATTATCAGGGAAGCATTGGAACAGGGAGAAGACCGGTACCATCTGGGACGGCCCTGAAGTACCCTAAAAGACCTCAGTCAACCTCTGGGCGGAGGCACACGAAACCGGTATACTGAATTCAGAAGTCAGGAACAGGGCTTCAATAAAATTAAGGAGGACGAAGTACATGAAAGATTTTTTAGGAGAATACGGTTTGATTATCGTAGCGGCTATCATCATCCTGTTGTTTGCAGCGGCGGCTACACCGGTAGGAGAATATATTCTCGGCGCCGTAAAAGCTACGATTACCAATTTCATTGAGAAATCCGGAGTGACCGGTGTTACGGTTCCGCCAGGATTCTAAGCGCCGGACGGAATGTCAGATCCACGGGGATCGAAGGGATGGTGCAGACTGTCCCTTAAAACAAACTGTGAAGGGGTTAAGCGATGGCAAGAATCAGTAACTGGCATTTGCCGGATGAGGCTTACGGAGCGCTGCTGCCATATATCCGGGATGATAATGTGACCGATATTAATTATAATGGCAGAGACATATGGGTGGATGATGTTACCAGGGGGCGCTATTTGGCAGATCTGACGATTAATAAAGAGTTCGAAAAGCAATTTGTGATGAGGATAAAGAATGCTGTTTCTGCAAACTTTAATCCGCAGGATAATATTCTGGAAGCGGAGACGGAAGATCTCAGAGTCTCTGTCATCCACGAAAGCGTTGCTCATACGGGAACCGCAATCTCAATCAGGAAGACACCGCCCATTCAGAGACTGACAGATGAACGGATGGCGAAGGAGGGCTACTGTTCTAAGGAGATTATCAACTTCTTAAAGAACTGCATTGCAGCACACTGCAACGTTGTCGTGTGCGGACTGACAGGTTCCGGAAAAACGGAACTGCTCAAATGGCTGACACGCTCGATACCGGCGCACGAACGGGTGATCACGATAGAAGATAATCTGGAAATCCACTATCGTGCAATTAATCCCGGCAAAGACTGTGTAGAGCTTAAAGTGCATGAGGAACTGTTTTCATACACTAAAGCCATCAAGGCGTGTCTGAGGCAATTTCCGCAGTGGATTCTGTTATCTGAGGCGCGATCTGTGGAGGTTAAACATCTGCTCGAAGCTTTTTCTACGGGACATCATGGACTGACTACAATGCATACGGATGATGTCAGGCATATTCCGGATCGCATCGAAAATATGATGCAGGACGCTCTGGCGGCTGCGCGAATGGAAAATGATATCTACAACTTTATTAATGTGGGCGTTTTGATCAGCAAAAAGACAAAGGAAGATGGGACAATCCATCGCTGCATTTCTCAGATCTGTTTATTCAACAGAGAATCCCAAAACAATGAAATCCAAATGCTGGTAGATGACGGAATCATCCTGAAACGTGCGATTCCTGGAAGCTTCTACAGAAAATTTTTCCGTGCAAAGATTCAGGACCCGTTTTCTGCATGTTAGAGGAGAGGAGGGAAAAATTTGAAAGAAAAGGAGCCGCACCGTAAGGTGCGGCGGCCAAAAGAAATGGTTGCCGAAATCAACCGATATGGATACAGGTTTTCGCTTTCCAGGTTCTGGAGACTTATCCTCCTGGCATTTGCTGCTACAGGAGGAGTCTGCCTCTGGTTTGAACTTCATCCTGCGCTTACAGCTGCAGTCCTGCTGAGTGTACTGATGTGTATGCCGAAAGTAATGCTATCTGTATATCACAGTCTTTATGAACAGAAAAGATTTGCGGATGTCAACAATTACCTTGAGCAAATGATGTTTTCTTTTCAGAAAAGGCCCAATATTTTATTCTGTTTAAAAGAGACAGCACTGGTCTTTCCGGAAGGAGACATGGGGGAACGGCTGCAGAGAGCCATTTCCTGTATACACAAAGGAGAGTCTGACAGAATGTATGAAGAGGCGTTTGAAATCATTGAGGAGGGATACGGGTGCGGCAGGGTGAATACACTCCACAGATTTCTGATAAAAGTAGAACTATATGGCGGAAATTATCAGATGACGCTTGAGATCCTGCTCGAGGACAGAAGAATGTGGATTGAACGTGTCTATGCGCTGCAGCAGGACAAAAAGCGTATGAAAAACAAGATTTTCATATCCGTTATTTTTTCATCAGTCATATGTTCGCTGATCACTTTCATTGTGCCCAGGGATTTCGATATTAAAGGCATGATGATCAGTCAGATAGTAACGTGTATTTTTTTGATTGCAGGAATCCTGATCGGCGCATCGGCTCAGAGTGCACTGAGCGGGACATGGTTTACCGAGATGAAAGAAAGCGATCCGGAGAAGGTCAGAGCGGATTATCAGACAGCGTTGTCCCCGGATTTAAAGCTGATGCAAAGCAGAGCAGTCCGGAAGACTGTCTGTATGCTGATCCTTGGCATGATTGGCTGGCGTATTACCAAACATGCCATTGTGCCGGCCGTATCCTTAGGGGCTGCAATCCTGATGCTGACAGGCCCCGGGAGAACAGTGGCCGGGGCGAGGCGGCGGACAGTCAGGGAGATACAAAAGGTATTTCCGGGATGGGTGATGGAACTGGTTCTTCTGCTGCAAACCAATAATGTATTTATGTCAGTGGAAGCGACCAGAGACCGTGCGCCTGTCATTTTACGGGAGCCTGTCCGGCAGCTGCTTTCTGAAATGCAGGCTGCACCGGGTTCTGTTTATCCGTATCTGCATTTCCTGGATGACTTTGATCTGCCGGATGTAAAGACGGCGATGCGTATGCTCTATGCCATGGATGAGACAGGAACGGGAAACGCGGAAATACAGATGAACGCACTGATCAAAAGAAATAATATTCTTTTGGATAAAGCGGAGAGGATACAGAATGAGGACAGGCTCGCAGGGACGGGAATGCTTGTATATCTGCCTATGGTCACCGGAACGGTAAAAATGATGGTGGATATGATTTTGCTGATTATTGTCCTGACTGTGAAGACTGGAAATTTAACCTGGTAAAGGAAGACGAAGGAGGACGATTAGTGAGAGAAGTATTGGATGAATATGGAAGCATGGTATCCGCGGCGATAATCGGATTGGTGATTGTGGAATTTTTTTACAGCGTCGCGCAGTGGATCGCGTAAGGAGGTAACAGAATGAAGGAGATATTTGGCGAGTACGGCATGCTGCTTCTGACAGCGGCGGTGGCTTTATGTGTGACTGTATTCGTACTGGGGAGCCTGCTGGGGGCGGACGGTGTGCTGAAAGCCCTGCTGGGCGCTTTTGCGGATGGCTTGCTGGGAGGCTGATCATGAAAACCACGGTAAAAGAATATGGAATGCTCACAGTTATCTTAATGATTGCGGGGTTGTGTTTCTTTGGGTTATATCATACTGTACTTCCATATCTGAAGGCGGCGGCGCCTGAAAAAGAGACGGCATCGAATCTCAGCGGGCCGATGCTTGAAGAGCTGACGTCTATGCACCAGCCGGTGATACTGACACGTCCCATTCACCTGAGAGTGGGAGAAAGGAAAACAGCATTTTCTTTTCTGGATACGCTGGTGAATTCACAGGGAAAAGCTGAGAGCCTGAATTTTGAAGAGTATCAGATGAGACAGGGGCGGTGTGTATATCGAAATGAAGAGAGCAGGGTTGTCATTGAGTGTGAAAAGATGAGCACAGATGGAATTCTGGACACTGATGCCGAACAGTTGTACCCTCTCAGCATTGAGTACAGGGACAGTTACAGCAGGAAAGTAAAAGAAAGAGCTATCGTGCTGGTGACGGCACATGGAGCGGGGTGAACGATGCGGACGAGTGTTGAGTTTTATATTATGACAGCATTGCTCTCGTTAATGGCGGTGATGGCTGCCGGCTATATCGGAAGCAGCCTGTATATTGCCGGCGCCAGAAATTTTCATGCTTCCTGCATCAGTGAAATTGAGGCATCAAATTATGCACCGAAAGTCATTCAGGCGCTGGAAGAAGACGCCAGACAAAAATACGGAGCCGGCAGGAAGGACTGCCTCGAAGTAAATGTATATGAAGTGGAGGGAAATAACCGGATAGCCCAGGTGACGTTGTCATATACATACGCAGTTCCGCTGCTGCAGCTGTCAAAGGACTATGAGATTACGGGGTATGCCAGATGAAAGGAGGATGTATTGCGGACGGTAGTAATAGCTGTGACGGCAGTGATACTGTTACTTCTCACGGGATTTACGGTTCTTGGGATCGGAGGACAGACGGTGAGGGCAAATGAACTGGAACGAAATACGGATACTGCACTGGAGCAGACGATGTATAACCTGAAAGTGAATCGGACATACGGATATCACAACGGGAAAGGGGGCCAGGCCTGGTCGGAGGAAGTATGTGCCGATTTTGTCCAGAATTTTCTGCTGATGCAGGAAAGCGATTCCGACGTTACAGTAAATATATTAAATGTGGATCCCGTGAGAGGGCTGCTGGATGTAGAGACGGAAACTGAATACCGGGGATTATCAGGCAGCCGTAAGGAAATTACCTGTAGAAGGACGGTATTGTTCGATGAATGGAAAAATATCAATAAAACCTACCATAAGGTGAGGTTTATGGTGGATGGAAACGTGGTGAGGAGTGTAAGTATTCACAGCGGCGTCCTGCTGGGAAGTGTTTTGGCGACGGCAGTCATACCGGAAAAAAAGGACATGATGTTTGAACGGTGGATACCGGATATCAGAATTGAGGGTGAACTGGAGAACTGCCCGGTAACCCAGGATTTGACACTTACAGCTGTTTTCATCTGATTGGGTTCACAAGGAACGAGGAGGATGGCTATGAGGAAGAAGATTTCTGCGCTATTTCTGGCGATTGTGCTGACAATTCTGCCGCCTGTACCGTACGCGGTCTGCGCGGATGCAAAGACAGATGCTGCTCAAGTGCACGGCGGGGAAGAGGGCAGGACTGAAGGGGAGACGGAA
The Ruminococcus gauvreauii genome window above contains:
- a CDS encoding CpaF/VirB11 family protein; this translates as MARISNWHLPDEAYGALLPYIRDDNVTDINYNGRDIWVDDVTRGRYLADLTINKEFEKQFVMRIKNAVSANFNPQDNILEAETEDLRVSVIHESVAHTGTAISIRKTPPIQRLTDERMAKEGYCSKEIINFLKNCIAAHCNVVVCGLTGSGKTELLKWLTRSIPAHERVITIEDNLEIHYRAINPGKDCVELKVHEELFSYTKAIKACLRQFPQWILLSEARSVEVKHLLEAFSTGHHGLTTMHTDDVRHIPDRIENMMQDALAAARMENDIYNFINVGVLISKKTKEDGTIHRCISQICLFNRESQNNEIQMLVDDGIILKRAIPGSFYRKFFRAKIQDPFSAC